From Alosa sapidissima isolate fAloSap1 chromosome 2, fAloSap1.pri, whole genome shotgun sequence, one genomic window encodes:
- the nemp2 gene encoding nuclear envelope integral membrane protein 2, translated as MKSVGSLLVFVLWAFIFWPNVESRDGYSYADCTYLKENEDTTQYGRRCFCYNSGRGIKWKDLWSTFQVRVTDKNNDVEVVYPMETRNCHNPDDLLTAAKCTVEYYWPPAVEHGKTLDIPLVEEDVCFMVKSPRASTEYTLHVSGKRLNKMRFGLFIGGLLLFYLAGSICRSSVFYYTTGVTFGIISILLLLLFVMKNFIPKKGVFLAFFGASTGVSYLGFQKVMVAWEDITKNYWRETLGYLAVTGLISFALCYKRGPITCERTLTLMTWCVQSAAMTMLWAGISYPPAAYTLMGALMSLKLLPVVATILIGICRLIWNLLCSFLGLFRRRRRPVTRFLTEEEYREQGEVHTRASLEQLRESCRTPGFPAWDTVLKLSNPQRFADFLRSGAHVTASEQDKHERHYGVGGAYYENVLFSGSRSWGLHHGDGDGDDLNGGGSGGGDDFSEDELEPYARAPPTPVPTPSPTLPSFPVYTPPPPTPALFCPYPPAPAPALYPPLPMDVEEEEEDLF; from the exons ATGAAAAGTGTGGGCTCTTTGCTAGTTTTTGTTTTATGGGCTTTCATTTTCTGGCCCAACGTAGAAAGTAGGGATGGATACTCGTATGCAG ATTGTACGTATCTGAAAGAAAATGAAGATACAACCCAGTATGGACGTCGATGTTTTTGTTATAACTCTGGTAGAGGGATAAAATGGAAAGACCTATGGTCCACGTTTCAG GTCCGCGTAACAGACAAAAATAATGATGTTGAAGTTGTGTACCCAATGGAGACGAGGAATTGTCACAACCCCGACGACCTTCTCACGGCGGCCAAGTGCACAGTGGAGTACTACTGGCCGCCCGCAGTGGAGCACGGCAAGACCCTGGACATACCTCTGGTGGAGGAGGATGTCTGCTTCATGGTCAAGAGCCCTAGAGCCAGCACAGAGTACACACTCCATGTGTCTGGGAAAA GACTGAATAAGATGCGGTTTGGTCTCTTCATTGGTGGATTGCTCTTGTTCTACTTGGCTGGAAGTATTTGCAG GAGCTCTGTCTTCTATTACACTACTGGAGTTACGTTTGGCATCATCTCCATTTTATTGTTGCTGCTTTTCGTCATGAAAAACTTCATTCCAAAA AAAGGTGTCTTCCTAGCGTTTTTTGGTGCCAGCACCGGTGTTTCCTACCTGGGGTTTCAAAAAGTGATGGTGGCGTGGGAGGACATCACAAAGAACTACTGGCGAGAGACGCTGG GCTACCTGGCTGTAACGGGTCTCATCAGCTTTGCGCTGTGCTACAAGCGCGGCCCCATCACCTGTGAGCGAACTCTGACCCTGATGACCTGGTGCGTGCAAAGCGCCGCCATGACCATGCTGTGGGCGGGCATCTCTTACCCACCAGCGGCCTACACCCTGATGGGGGCGCTGATGAGCCTCAAGCTGTTGCCAGTGGTGGCTACCATTCTGATCGGCATCTGCAG GTTGATTTGGAACCTCCTCTGCTCTTTCCTGGGCCTGTTCCGGCGCCGGCGCCGGCCAGTGACCCGGTTCCTGACGGAGGAGGAGTACCGAGAACAGGGGGAGGTCCACACTCGTGCCTCCCTAGAACAGCTGAGGGAGTCCTGCAGAACCCCAGGGTTCCCTGCTTGGGACACGGTTCTCAAGCTCAGCAATCCACAGAG GTTTGCGGACTTCCTGCGCAGCGGTGCCCACGTGACCGCGTCAGAACAGGATAAGCACGAGCGCCACTACGGCGTGGGCGGAGCCTACTACGAGAACGTACTCTTCAGTGGCAGTCGCAGCTGGGGCCTGCACCATGGCGACGGCGATGGCGATGACCTGAACGGCGGCGGCAGTGGTGGTGGAGACGACTTCAGTGAGGACGAGTTGGAGCCGTACGCCAGGGCGCCCCCGACCCCCGTCCCCACCCCGAGCCCCACCCTGCCCAGCTTCCCTGTCTacacaccccctccacccacccccgcTCTGTTCTGCCCCTACCCCCCTGCCCCAGCCCCCGCCCTCTACCCCCCACTCCCCATGGatgtagaggaagaggaggaagacctCTTTTGA